In Cotesia glomerata isolate CgM1 linkage group LG3, MPM_Cglom_v2.3, whole genome shotgun sequence, one genomic interval encodes:
- the LOC123261335 gene encoding uncharacterized protein LOC123261335, protein MTNNDNSWDVLSASGKVQLPEIETPPEPLNGLLIGTNPDSNVFLKSIRRFNSCFQMTSFGATEIVRNTNANGQQFNSTFKIRGQVYHKMGSLLPMPNEPHKFLQIYFMGGEDSGSALANRVNARCDYNNLDSLYARRIVSELDALLNEHNELLKIFKSHMHQLQSDNHAIVINPDKTPAGEHIRRFNAPVVDDVAGIMVGDCTAAREIVIRKRNNNLQFIADTHRSYDALQYPLIFWKGQDGYCINIKQRDPVSGAETNKNVSSKDYYAYRLMIRRGLDNVILRCRELCQQFMVDMYAKIESERLRYLRYNQQKLRAEEYIHLRDAINNNADIAEIGNHVILPSSYVGSPRHMQEYIQDALTFVREYGRPCLFITFTCNPKWPEITSLLLPGQNAIHRHDITARVFRQKLKSLISFITKSHVFGPTRCWMYSVEWQKRGLPHAHILVWFIDKIRPEEIDSIIFAEISDPSTDQLLFDIVTTNMIHGPCGTLNSSSPCMADGKCTKNFPKDFTNDTVTNVDGYPIYRRRNPENGGQSFIKNIINTDIDIDNRWVVPYSPLLSKTYNAHINVEFCSSVKSIKYICKYVHKGSDMAVFRVENTNVNAPPVNKNDEITLYQIGRYISSNEAAWRIFGFPIHERDPAVVQLAIHLENGQRVFFTNETAIDRAINPPKTTLTAFLNCVIVRMILVPLHEHYSIHKYHAISHGLKQKHGCPAINPRHTECFYLRLLLVNVTGPLSFQDIRKVNGQQYPTYKDACLALGLLEDDNQWECMLAEAALNCTAIQIRLLFAIVLTTCFPARAQILWENHKDSMTDDILHQHRIRCHDLTITFSDEMYNEALIAIEDLCIVIANLPLSNFGMNSPNRTASDLMNTEMNRELQYSTVEMAAIVARNVPLMNEEQRTIYDRIMLVVSAGQGGFFFLDAPGGTGKTFVISLILAEIRSNNGIALAVASSGIAATLLDGGRTAHSVFKLPLNIQNNPDAVCNIKKQSSMATVLKRCDFRQTLPVIPRSTYADEINACLKSSPL, encoded by the exons ATGACCAACAACGACAACAG CTGGGATGTGTTGAGCGCGTCAGGAAAAGTGCAACTACCTGAAAttgaaacaccacctgaacCATTGAACGGCTTACTTATCGGCACGAATCCAGATTCTAACGTGTTCCTGAAGTCAATTCGAAGATTCAATTCatgctttcaaatgacatcgttcggagcaacagaaatagttcGAAATACTAATGCAAATGGTCAACAATTCAATTCTACATTCAAAATCAGaggccaagtttatcataaaatgggCTCACTGCTGCCAATGCCAAACGAACCACATAAATTCTTACAAATCTACTTTATGGGCGGCGAGGATTCCGGAAGCGCACTTGCCAATCGCGTGAATGCACGTTGTGATTATAATAACCTTGATTCACTTTATGCCAGGCGCATCGTCAGCGAGTTAGATGCTCTTTTGAACGAGCACAACgagttgttgaaaatattcaaatcacaTATGCACCAATTACAAAGCGATAATCACGCTATCGTCATTAATCCTGATAAAACACCAGCTGGAGAGCATATTCGTAGATTCAATGCACCCGTTGTTGATGATGTTGCTGGAATCATGGTTGGCGATTGTACAGCTGCACGAGAAATTGTGATTcgtaaaagaaataataatcttcagttCATTGCTGACACACATCGTTCATATGACGCTCTCCAATATCCGCTAATATTCTGGAAGGGACAAGACGGATATTGCATAAACATAAAACAACGAGATCCCGTATCAG GAGctgaaacaaacaagaacgtTAGCTCAAAGGATTATTATGCGTACCGATTAATGATTAGACGTGGCCTGGACAACGTCATTTTACGATGTCGTGAGCTTTGTCAACAATTCATGGTCGACATGTACGCGAAGATTGAGAGCGAACGACTACGATACTTACGATATAATCAACAAAAGCTGCGCGCGGAAGAGTACATTCATTTGCGAGACGCTATTAACAACAACGCCGACATCGCCGAAATTGGTAACCATGTCATTTTACCATCATCGTACGTAGGCAGTCCACGTCATATGCAAGAATATATACAGGATGCTCTGACTTTCGTGCGCGAATATGGACGAccatgtttatttatcacgttCACATGTAATCCAAAATGGCCAGAGATTACATCTTTGCTACTGCCTGGCCAAAATGCAATACATCGCCATGACATTACAGCACGTGTGTTCAGACAAAAATTGAAGTCTTTAATAAGTTTCATTACTAAATCACATGTATTTGGTCCCACACGTTGCTGGATGTATTCGGTTGAGTGGCAAAAGCGAGGATTACCTCATGCACACATTTTGGTTTGGTTCATCGACAAAATCCGTCCTGAAGAAATCGATAGTATCATTTTTGCGGAAATTTCAGATCCATCCACTGACCAACTgctgtttgatattgttacaACAAACATGATTCATGGTCCATGTGGTACTCTTAATAGTTCATCACCTTGCATGGCTGATGGAAaatgtactaaaaatttccctaAAGATTTTACCAATGATACGGTCACAAATGTCGACGGATACCCAATATATCGTCGAAGAAATCCTGAAAATGGCggacaatcatttattaaaaatatcatcaacacAGACATTGATATTGACAATCGTTGGGTGGTGCCATATTCGCCTCTGCTGAGCAAGACATATAATgctcatattaatgttgagtTCTGCAGTTCTGTGAAGAGCATCAAATACATTTGCAAGTATGTCCATAAAGGCAGTGATATGGCTGTGTTTAGAGTGGAAAATACTAATGTGAATGCTCCTCCAGTGAATAAAAACGATGAAATAACGCTCTACCAAATTGGTCGGTACATTAGCTCCAATGAAGCTGCTTGGCGTATCTTTGGTTTTCCAATTCATGAACGGGATCCAGCAGTTGTTCAGTTAGCCATCCATCTTGAAAACGGTCAGCGTGTATTTTTCACGAACGAGACAGCGATTGATCGTGCAATAAATCCACCTAAAACTACACTCACTGCATTTTTGAATTGTGTAATCGTGCGGATGATTTTGGTGCCTTTGCACGAACATTACTCTATTCACAAGTACCACGCTATTTCACATGGACTCAAACAAAAACATGGATGCCCCGCAA TCAATCCAAGACACACGGAGTGCTTTTATCTTCGACTGTTGTTggttaatgttactggcccaTTATCATTTCAAGATATACGTAAAGTGAATGGGCAACAATATCCAACGTATAAAGATGCATGCCTTGCACTCGGCTTGCTGGAAGACGACAACCAGTGGGAATGCATGCTTGCTGAAGCTGCATTGAACTGTACAGCAATACAAATTCGTCTACTATTCGCTATAGTGTTGACTACATGTTTCCCAGCCCGAGCACAGATATTATGGGAAAATCACAAAGATTCAATGACTGATGATATATTGCATCAACATCGTATACGGTGCCACGATCTAACCATAACATTCAGCGACGAAATGTACAATGAAGCATTGATTGCTATTGAGGATCTTTGCATTGTCATTGCCAACTTACCACTTAGTAATTTCGGTATGAATTCGCCAAATCGAACTGCATCTGATTTAATGAATACTGAAATGAATCGTGAACTGCAGTACAGTACTGTAGAAATGGCAGCGATTGTTGCCCGCAATGTCCCACTAATGAATGAGGAACAAAGAACCATTTATGATCGCATTATGCTCGTAGTTTCAGCTGGACAAGGTGGGTTCTTCTTTTTGGATGCACCGGGTGGAACTGGCAAAACATTCGTTATTTCGCTAATTCTTGCTGAAATACGATCAAATAATGGCATCGCATTGGCCGTTGCATCATCGGGCATTGCAGCAACTTTATTGGATGGAGGTAGAACAGCTCAttcagtatttaagctgcCACTAAATATTCAGAATAACCCTGACGCAGTATGCAACATTAAGAAACAATCGTCCATGGCCACTGTGCTGAAACgct GTGATTTCAGACAAACACTTCCAGTCATTCCGCGTTCAACATACGCTGATGAGATCAACGCTTGCTTAAAATCATCTCCATTGTAg
- the LOC123261879 gene encoding early endosome antigen 1-like: protein METVQESSVNLIKIANSGSILPSHSVAQSLNTTNSNLSDNKTPNKQGRPPKSLLFTSEATLNNRNMLEYLKRKREDTALDLEPTEDTETASQAAKQQNMLQPSPTKAQDTPVCLENKSTDEILRILVGQIGAMREEAKTNTTSLENRIQQSQSENQKSIQALRKDYPELKSTWSDKWTKMQERQAKLEAEIAELKAAKTNTEYTRLEKENNSCIDEINSKIKCLEDMTEIYEKSWRKLNIIVKNHNWSNSNLLKQAQEFFNRNFNLNNPVSKIKPLDRNFKILRIKLADENTKAIILKNKALNLKESKISIMQDLTKRELQTFKKLQQVARKQKELGKKIKLKGLQLRIEDT, encoded by the coding sequence ATGGAAACAGTTCAGGAGAGCAGTGTAAATCTAATCAAAATAGCTAACAGTGGCTCCATCTTGCCGTCACACAGTGTAGCTCAAAGCTTAAACACTACTAACTCAAACTTAAGTGATAACAAAACGCCAAATAAACAAGGACGTCCGCCTAAATCGTTATTATTCACCTCAGAAGCTACGCTGAACAATCGTAACATGCTTGAATATCTCAAAAGGAAAAGAGAAGATACAGCACTGGATCTGGAACCTACAGAAGACACAGAAACTGCTTCTCAAGCTGCAAAACAACAAAATATGCTCCAACCGTCTCCCACCAAAGCTCAAGACACTCCGGTGTGCTTGGAGAATAAATCGACAGACGAAATACTGAGAATTCTCGTTGGCCAAATCGGAGCTATGAGAGAAGAAGCAAAAACCAACACGACTAGCCTCGAAAACCGAATCCAGCAAAGTCAATCTGAAAACCAAAAATCGATACAGGCACTGCGTAAAGATTATCCTGAGCTAAAAAGCACATGGTCTGACAAATGGACTAAAATGCAAGAAAGACAAGCTAAACTGGAAGCTGAAATAGCCGAGTTGAAGGCCGCTAAAACAAATACTGAATACACGAGGCTGGAGAAAGAGAATAACTCATGTATTGATGAgataaatagtaaaatcaaATGTTTGGAGGATATGAccgaaatatatgaaaaatcctGGAGAAAACTTAATATTATAGTCAAAAATCATAACTGGTCGAACTCTAACCTACTCAAACaagctcaagaattttttaatagaaattttaatttaaataacccagtaagtaaaataaaaccgCTGGAcagaaactttaaaattttaaggattAAACTAGCCGATGAAAATACTAAAgcgataatattaaaaaataaagcccTAAATCTGAAGGAATCCAAAATATCTATTATGCAAGACCTAACCAAACGCGAACTGcaaactttcaaaaaattacaacagGTTGCTAGAAAACAAAAAGAGCTAGGTAAAAAGATCAAGCTAAAAGGCCTGCAATTGAGAATCGAAGATACTTGA
- the LOC123261883 gene encoding uncharacterized protein LOC123261883 encodes MEEDRLPKACLKRQSRLLIDGNCHSKYNWLASLLNVVKIITPELLPDLSTLNPRTWTAHKTTFFDKYKAHLMQTNKHLHENAHYLQNPSSNTAKNYLNERIAFQAIKLLLQLRLASKYYCLLTIDGHLHKFNFSENCPICTTGEPNSIEHLMIGCPIYNHLREHHLSVFNSPRTLTSILNADNKKLIKAILYYVINSCRLRAFCLNE; translated from the exons ATGGAAGAAGACCGCCTACCGAAAGCCTGCCTTAAACGACAGTCTAGACTCTTAATCGATGGCAACTGTCATAGCAAGTATAACTGGCTCGCAAGCCTACTCAACGTTGTTAAGATCATAACACCGGAATTGCTGCCTGACTTAAGCACTCTCAACCCCA GAACCTGGACAGCACacaaaacaactttttttgataAGTACAAAGCACATTTAATGCAAACTAATAAACACCTGCATGAAAATGCGCACTACTTACAAAATCCGTCATCTAACACGGCGAAAAACTATTTAAACGAAAGAATTGCCTTTCAAGCAATAAAACTCTTATTGCAATTGAGACTCGctagtaaatattattgtcTGCTAACAATTGACGGACATCTTCACAAGTTCAACTTCAGCGAAAATTGCCCAATCTGCACCACTGGAGAGCCTAATTCCATTGAACATCTGATGATTGGCTGCCCGATTTACAATCACTTACGAGAACATCATCTATCGGTTTTTAACTCACCTCGGACTCTAACGTCTATTTTAAATgcagacaataaaaaattaattaaagcaatATTGTACTATGTTATCAATAGCTGTCGTCTAAGGGCTTTCTGCCTCAATGAGTGA